The following are encoded together in the Budorcas taxicolor isolate Tak-1 chromosome 4, Takin1.1, whole genome shotgun sequence genome:
- the LOC128046214 gene encoding stathmin-like — protein sequence MASSDIQVKELEKRASGQAFELILSPRSKESVPEFPLSPPKKKDLSLEEIQKKLEAAEERRKSHEAEVLKQLAEKREHEKEVLQKAIEENNNFSKMAEEKLTHKMEANKENLEAQMAAKLERLREKDKHIEDVRKNKESKDPADETEAD from the coding sequence ATGGCTTCTTCTGATATCCAGGTGAAGGAACTGGAGAAGCGTGCCTCAGGCCAGGCTTTTGAGCTGATTCTCAGCCCTCGGTCAAAAGAATCTGTCCCAGAatttcccctttcccctcctaAGAAGAAGGATCTTTCCCTGGAGGAAATTCAGAAGAAAttagaagctgcagaagaaagacGCAAGTCCCATGAAGCTGAGGTCTTGAAGCAGCTTGCTGAGAAGCGGGAGCACGAGAAGGAGGTGCTTCAGAAGGCGATAGAGGAGAACAACAACTTCAGCAAGATGGCGGAAGAGAAGCTGACCCACAAGATGGAGGCCAACAAAGAGAACCTGGAGGCGCAGATGGCCGCCAAGCTGGAGCGCCTGCGGGAGAAGGACAAGCACATTGAAGACGTGCGGAAGAACAAAGAATCCAAAGATCCTGCTGATGAGACTGAAGCCGACTAA